The following are encoded in a window of Physeter macrocephalus isolate SW-GA chromosome 9, ASM283717v5, whole genome shotgun sequence genomic DNA:
- the LOC112065732 gene encoding translation machinery-associated protein 7-like, with translation MLSREGGKKKPLKQPKKQAKEMDEEDKAFKQKQKEEQKKLEELKAKAMGKGALATGGIKKSGKK, from the coding sequence ATGTTGAGCCGCGAAGGTGGCAAGAAGAAGCCCCTGAAGCAGCCCAAGAAGCAAGCCAAGGAGATGGACGAGGAAGATAAGGCATTCAAGCAGAAACAGAAGGAGGAACAAAAGAAACTCGAGGAGCTAAAAGCGAAGGCCATGGGGAAAGGCGCCCTGGCCACAGGTGGAATTAAGAAATCTGGCAAAAAGTAA